In Glycine max cultivar Williams 82 chromosome 10, Glycine_max_v4.0, whole genome shotgun sequence, the DNA window GGAAAAAACAGAAACAACATCCAATTATGCTGCTATTCGTGCTCCTGTTTCACCGTTTAGCATGGATATAACAGATAAAGAAACCTCAGAGAACCAATCACACCTGCAACCCATATCTACCGAGGTATGTATTTCATAACTTATAGTAGCTTTGATGATAGTTTAAATACCTTTCTTGTAAATgcatcaaatatttttcatgaacATTATAATGATTATGAGAACAAATGTTCTGCTGCTGACAGCACATtctctttcaaataaattaCAGTAAATATGGATACTTTTCCTGCCATCTATATTCCTTCAATGTTATGTATCATGTAAGACTTGAAAACTGAGCCTTGTATGTTATGTTTCCTATAAGCTATGTTTCACTAAGCGCAAGGATGTACTTCCAATTCGATGTGCTTATTGCAAATTGTGGAAATAGCTTTATAGTACCAAAATTTGGTCCACAGTGTGTGGATGGCCTAGTTGCATGAGGTTCCCACCATTGTTGGATGTCGGTTCTGGGAAGGGTTGTTTGTGCAACCATACTTGTAGTGTGTTTGTTAATGTTTCCACTCATGCAACCCATAGTTCACATCACAGATTAGCATCCTTACTTCTGCACCAAGATTCATCATCTGGTCCTACCATGTACTTTCtagtgttaattttttattttccacacATTCTATTTATACAATTAAGATAGATTATGTCTGGAAAATAAGTCTGTTCAATTCTACGATAATTAGTAATTTTCTGATAactgatttttaaatttcagcaaTTATGTGTTATTTTAAACCTTTAACTGTATGAgcaagaaattttaatttgattttggatgtcttcatatattttttcaaattctcAATGGATGGGATACCTTCTTAGTGCTTCtgctattttttaatataatatcatcCAAAATCAGGTCAAAATGGATAATATAGAGAAAGAAACTTCAAAATCATCCAGTCTTTGTATTGCTGGGGAAACATATCATGCCCCATATGCTCGAGTTTCTTCTATGGAAGATCCTAGTACCAGAAATAGTGAGTATGGTAAAGCAGCCCCCTCAAGTTTAGAGACTGCAGCAATTGGTGTGGAGACTGTTAAAGTACATGTGTCTAACATCGGGAACTCAACACTTGAGAAGATTCCTGAAGCAATTGAGAAGCCCCAGGTAAAGGAATCATCATCCAAAGGGTTTAGACGACTGCTTAAGTTTGGGAAAAAGAGTCATAGCTCAGCTGCTGAACGCCACACTGAATCAGATAATGTAAGCATTGACGATGAGGCAGATGAGGTTGGAACCAACAGTTCTTCTAACGAAGGTAATATGCTCATCATAGGCATCAGCATAATAAATTAGTATCCAGATATTACTACTTCCCTGGAAAACTTTCTGATATATGCTATACTACCACTTCTAGGGCCCCAAGTTTAGTTATCATAGTGTTGAATGCTGATACTATTATCTACCAAATACACAGCTCTCACATTTTCTGAAGGACAAACCTGTGATTGCAAGGGCTGAGGTCTATCCCATTATGTTAAAGCTGACCATACTAAATGAGTTTGGGGGCAACCCTGCACAAACCTCAACACTGTTGGACTCTAAAAATAAACACACTAAATTCTGAGTGATAATGGCCAGATTTGAATACAAACCCTAGGTTTTCCCTTGACAAGGAGTTTCCTCCTTCAAAACACATGGAATAACAAACGAGCACCTTAATTCCCTTTTACAAGACTGCAACACAAGTTATATATCATTATAACTATTACATCATAACTATAACAGCTTAATCcagaattaatataaaaatgatagcCTAGTAACTTCCTAAtacataattgattaattataacTGCCTAAATCATATTTCCTCTCACTGCATAATGATCTTGTGTCGAGTGTCCACTTCAGTTGCTTGCATCCCAATATTCAGAAATGAAATTGATTTCTCAAGAACCTTAACTAACCTGGATCCTCATATTCAGGAATGACTTTAGTTTCACTAAAAATGCAAATTGTACATTAGAGTTTAGAGTATATTGAGCATGTATAACTGTaactaaaaaatgtcaaattgtCAATAGCCTATATCATTCATTGATTTACTTGTAACTGATGGCTGGCTAAAATGTATTTTGCTATACTATATAACCTGTGCTTTAGAACAGCTAGATCTTGTTGAATttttcatatacactcgtttgTTCGTTTTTGTAATTGCCTTTGTTGTTATTAGTCTGAAGAAgttcacaaattcaattttatttgacatatatatatatatatatatatatacacttaaaCTGATGACCATATGTCCTTGTCATCTTCAGTTCATACTTTAAAGAACTTGATATCTCAAGATGAAACTCCCACTGCCAGCACAACTCAACAAAAGTGTAAGCACTCACTGCATCCTAAATTTTCTTAAGTGCACTTGAATCAACTCTTCATTTATCCGTACCTTCTTTGCTACATAATCATCTAGATTCCTTTTTCTGAATATGGGCTTGGCAAACATTTTTGTGCAGCTTCTAGATCTTTCTCCTTGTTATCACCATTTCGAGGCAAGAACAGCGAAAAAAAGATAATGATGGCTTGATAGAGTGGATGCTGTTATTGATAAGATTGATGCAGTGACAAGCTagatcttttcatttttttcaggTGTCATGAGTTATTGTCTAGCTAGAAAAGAAGACTGAGTAATGTGTTGCTATGTGAAATTGGTCTTTTTgtatatttatgttttgatgTGCATATGCCCAAGTGATTTGTATATTTTACTCGTACCTGATTTCATTTCACATTATATATCTCTGGATTGAGGATGTTTTCCATTCGGCATTATATATCTGACAAAATttgcacataaaaaaaaatgtgtccgAAAATTTGAGCGATGTATTATATCtcacaaatttatatttttaataaattttaactaataataatgtaTGCAGAGGAGTGTTAAAAGATaacccccttttttttatttactcacAATATTGAGTTTTCTCCTTTATAGCTTTGGTTGGTtactgataaaaataaaaataaaaaagctttgGTTGGTTCaccaatattaataaattatccgGTTGGAATTTACTTGTaatcttcaaaaacaaaaaatagttctCTACTTGCACTTTCCAGTTAAAAAGATACTAAGATAGACATGATTGGACAAGCAACCTTAAGGAAATTTATGTCACTTGAAATCTTGAATTAAGGTTGAGATTTGCCGAGTAAATCCCGTGGACTAAGAAGATTGTATGTAATAGATTACTCTTccgttttaaaataagttttatccTGAGAGTTGTTTTACAGATCAAGAAAAgtgttaattttacaaaattattcttattaGAGTTGTTTCACATAGATTAAGAAAagtgttaattttataaaattattcttattaaatagatgaaagatAATGTATTAATATTGGattttaaaactaaagaaaCATTTATTAGAtgtattagtaaaaaatatcaattaattgttACATTGAAAATTCAATTGTAgcacttattttattttgaaacattttattttctcaaatatgatattttatcatAAACCATTTATATTTGTGACAATTTTGGTTGTTGTTATGCGCATTCAGCACAATTGCAGGTACACAAGCAAAAtgacaaaatttcatttttgtccTTTCATAAAATTGATATGAAAAACTTACAGATTGATCATCTGTGTTGAACTTACGGATTTGTCAATCCGTATCAGTTTTGGGTGTATAAGCAATTGTGCTGGATATATGTAGTAAGAGTCTTAAAtttttgagtgttttttttaattaattctagaAGTCTAGAAcacttatttcataaaaaaaaatgtattgagACGAGCCATATTCAATATGGGTTAGCACAGGCTAATTTGGAAGCCTACCCACAAGATTTACTCACAGGTTGAACACATTCATCTTTCTATAAACAAACTCAATCCATTGTAACGTCATACGGCTAATTAGCTTCTTTTTGTgctttaagtttttatttttgtacattTGAGGTTTCAAACTCAAATTAAGGAAGGATAATAACCACTAAACTGATTATAAACGAAACTTCAAGGGGTCAACCTGTGTTTTGATATAATTGAAACTATAAATATGAACACATAATCGAGACAAAATGTTAAATGTAATAGTTTCAATGTTGAaggcaaaatatttatttttttcatttttaatggtGGAAAGGAAAAACTTATGCAAATAGTTCAAAAACGAGTAATACATAAACTACGTCAACATTGTTGTGAgaacaacaaaagaaagaagaaacacAACAATATAGTGTAATAAAAGTGTAAATAAGATACTACTGAAATCCTTATATTGATTTGTTCACAATAGAGACAATGATTGCATTAAAGGGGATCTAGTTCACTTAGTTAAAGAATGTGGGTGAGTTATTATAAACTCTTTTGATATTGAGTTTGATttctatagataaaaaaatacaaacaatgaTTGTCGAAAGCCCCATACTTCAATGTGAATCCAAGAGATTTTTCAACGTGTTCACACAAATATTAGAAGTATGATTGTTCATTCCGATGCATAAAACACACGAGTAACAAAATTGTTACTTCTGTGTTTTATGCATTAGAAAGATGGAAAGCACATTGATAACAGCTACTCAAACTTCAGCTAAAAATATGGAAGTCacaatatatcaattatttttataaaaaaagattttgttaatcataatttaattgTGTATAATCACTTCAGAAAACCTAAGCAACGGAGTGAGGGAGGAAAGGTTTTGACCTTGTCTCcatttaaaaatattccatGAGATCTATCTTCTGTTCTAAAAATGAAGTCAAGTGAGACGTATAATGATGTAGCTGGACCATGAAAAAAGTCTGATGACTATGACCAATAGTGGTCGAATAAGGGTCAATGCTATATGGAGCTTTCGTACACAAAATTTTCAATGCATTTACCGCATTCTATAAGGAAACATCTTTAACTGCCATCATTAGGATTGCATATGGTAAGGTGTCAGTCAAAGCGAATGATTAAGCATGAGATGCTGCTTTTGCTCATCCTAATTAGAGCTTCCTTTGCCAAGCATTCAGCTGCTTCTTGTGGATCCTCTATGTGACTTATCAGATTCACAGCCTCTTGGTTTTTCATCACCTACACATATATGGAGATTCACTtgctattagttttttttttcttattcctaTGAAATTACTATAGTTGAGTACTTTTATGTGAAAATCTCACACTCAATTTAATTGAAGGTATATGTAATAGTTCATATTGCAGCTTACCTCCCATATGCCATTGCTTGCTAATATCAAAAACTCAGTATCAGAATCAATCCTTTCACTTCTAACGGAAAGATCAGAGCCTCTAGAATGCTTTGCCCCTGCTGCATTTCCTGATTGACATGCTAGCATGGGTCCATTGTGAGCACATGTATAGTATACATTATGAGATGTATGAATCAAAAAGATGTGCCACTTACTGatgaacaaaaataaactaTGATATAACATATATTTGGTTTCTTTTCATTATCAGTTAATGTCACTCTGACAGAATATCATTGGAGTAGGAATTGTTTGGGATCTCAGTGGGATTTATAAACAGGAATGGTTAAGCATTTGTgtgacaaaatatatattaatttcttaagaCAATGGAATAGTGAATGAGTATGTAATTGCTTCCATCCTTGACAAAGTGAAAAAGCATTCTCATAATGACAAAAAGATCTTTAGTATTATATACCTGCGAAGAATCTGCGAGACCAATGTATTTTCGCTGATTGTAGGTATGTGCCAGTTGTCTGATGAGCTATGCCATCTCTGCAGACAACAATTCTGTAATCTCCCATGTTGGCTACCACAAGTTTTTCTCCATCGATCAACATAACAGATGCTGAACCCATTCTGCATGTCTCCTCTAATTTGTGTTGCTCTCGGATCATTGCTCTTACACCAAGGTAAGCTCTCTTCAGAGCTTCCTTGCTTTTTCTCCTTATATGAGTctgacatatatataataaacattaGAAGCACAGAAGAGACCAGAAATAGGGGGAAAGGGGAGTTTATGAATAAAGCAGCTCAATCTTGACCTCTCTTTGACAATACATGTCAAGGTTATGTGAGGGAATAATAGGAGAAAATTTCATAACCCATTATTGAACATAGTCATCTTGCCATATATTACATGTTTTTCTTCATTCCCATGTTACTTTTCCTTCTTAAAATTTCTACCAAAATGGATTGTGTAAGAAAATTTCAAGACAAAATAACCAATATTTAGATGAATTAATTGGTTTAGCAGAAGCTAGTTTGTTAACTAATCAAAGTACTTTTACTCAAAATGCTCAAATTTGGGGCAAAAATGTaaagtgtgtatatatatatatatatatatatatatatatatatatatataggtgaaAGGAACTGATAGATAACCTCTTGAAGCATCTTGTCAAAGAAATAAGACTGCATGTACTTGGTAACTTTGTCTCCAATTAGTGCGTCAAAGATTCCAAAATACCACAATTCTGTTTGATCCATTTCCTCTCTCTGTGCCACAACTGAATCAAAATCAGAGTCATCAGAACCATCTCTGGCCATATTACTCTCCACCACTTGATAACCATATGTCATTGGCCTCATCCATGAAGGTTTTTTTGCCtgcttgtattttctttttctgcctTCATGTCCTAGCAGAAACCGTTTAAGCCGGAACGCCTGTTCAACTCAATAGATAGATTAGCTCTTACTGTAAATTACCAATTTCTGCTATGATTTAGCATATAGCAACATCAagggaaagcaaaaaaaaaaaaaaaaaacattaaaatgccaTGCTTCAAATGGTATGCAGAGAAGCTTAATGTAACAGGGAAGTgaggaaagaaaagaacatcGACTTACCTTGCGTTTGAGATTAAGATAGAATCCCATGTTTTCCCCTATTGTTTCATCAGACTTTACAGAAAATCTGAGCACATGCAAATGGCGACAAGAAAAGTTAGCAAATCAAGTTTTTTCCAGATAGAAAATAAGATGGACCTTAATTCATGTTAATATGTATTCAATTCAATATAGGTAGTGAGTAACAAATGGGATTGACATTTTCTTCCCTCCATGGCACTGACTACAAAGTGTTTATCATGGCTTAGCAATGAAACTGGGctagtttttaaaattgaaaaggtgtgttttctttcctttgactatagaaggaaagaaaagaaaatacccCTACCGTATAGTGAATGAAATGAAACACAAGTTCGTGACTCTCGAGTCATTGATGAATTCTAGAGCTGCttaaatgagaaaattaattagCTTTGATTGTAAGTTATGAATAAAGTTTGAATAAGACGTAAGTCAAGGATGTCAATCTTTACTTTTTGaactaataaaaattgaaatttaaatgtataCTATTTAATTGGGTGGAGTTGCCAAATATTCTTGCCAGTGACCACTCagaatttttagttatttttcccGTGTTGTAAGTGGGTAACCGTAGGTAGCATTAAATATCAAGAGGTGTCTCGGTTGACTTCTTCAAATTTCATGTGTATCCGTTTctatatttccaaaaaaaaaggtgtatccgtttctataaataaatgtttaattttatatgattaaaatttataataaatgaatatttttattatataaattatattgtaattaaaattataataaataaatatttttgtatatataaattacattttcaatttataataaataattaaaaaattataacaaaagcATTTGACCATGATTAAAATATCTCCACAATCTGCAACAAGGTAAACTCCCCTTAACAAGGCAAAGGACGGAAAAAAATTCTTGTAGAAATGACACATGGCACATCAATATGCATTTAGGTTGCTTAATGTTCATGAAGGTGCTTCTAAGTTCTAAATCCTGAATGTGAGTTGGTTTCATTATTCAATGTTAGTTTGGTATCGTTATAATTGTTTACTTAATTGAGTTGCTTCCATGTATTGCATTGCATGTACCTTTCCGGAAGATATGAAACTCGGTGCAAgtgatacttttttatttatttacattttatgtATATAGAACGGcagttttatttaaaacatttttttttctaaaaccatTATATATGAATAGAATCATTATTAAGATAAAATAGGAAATGGGTCTTGCTGAGTTGGTTTTACAATACATGAGTATTCTAAATCCATTAGATTGtgtttatcaataaattatttatttgagtgAAATTAGAATTCATTTAAGCcttgtagataaaaaaaattagtctcaAACTGAGAGTAATCGTtaacaaaactaattaatatttcGCTCAATatcatgcttaaaaaaattgtttttaaaattcaaacaatGAAAAGTCTTCATAGTAgtacaaatttaattgaaatagtagtaattaaatatacttttaatattatacagtaatattaaataacaaattgatataataatataagaaaattaagtaaatttataatttaacatataattaaaattataaatataattaaaatttgtaataaataaatagttttaatatataaattatattttaaatttatgataaataatttatgttatgaTATAATGTTatctttaattattgataatatttaaaaaaatatacacatttaAGTTAGAACTAAATgtgttaaaaatgataaattagaaGAAATACGAATTTATTAggaatatatttgaatttaaagataaaatatatttaacattagTCATTGGTTTTTGATACTTTGTTACAACTTATTAAACCACCAAAATTTAAAAGCGTATTCTAAATGCATgttagtgtttagtttgtcaTTCCAAAGGATTGATGGTGTAAGTCTCTAAAACTCAGACCGGAGGACACTCCTAATCtccagaataaaataaaataaaaaaattgattgtaaatgtgaaaagataagaaattggaagcttgaaaaaaaaagtcttacaAATATATAAGAGAATCTTTTTGTTTAATTGATTTGTAGGTTTTTTAAAACGATCAACTAACCAATTTCCGACTGCTCAATCTAATCTACCATTTGAGTTAGATCAATCTATGCATTTGATGGAGATTACAAATGTAATTTATGTTTCCATTAATTAATGATAGTTTAGAAGTAGGATTTCTAGATTGACGCCATTATCCAAAAAAACACATTATGCAGCGCATTTTTCTGAGAAATTTTATAAGATTCGAAATCATGTAATCTCATCCAACCTACTTGTGACACAACTATCTTTCTCCTTACAGATCACAGATATAGACTAAATGGATTCCAACTATCTTTCACTTTGTAAAGGGAGTTacataaacaattaaaagaCAAATGTATTGTTTTCTATTGGAATTAGTACTCTAATGAAAAACACATCAatctattatcaaaataaaaaagggcgAACGTGAAAGTACTTCAAAATGTACAAATAACATTAAGAATGCAGTCTGTTTTTGAATTATCATGATCCAATCACATTCACCAAAATAAATTCCACAAGGCATTTTTGTAATATCcctatttaataaataacttaaatatataGTAGTAGTACCTCTCCATATTTAATTCATTGTTTGTTTGAGtagaaataaatagaaaatagaataaaaatactGAATTTCCATTGTTTGATAAGAGTGAGTTGTATAGTTGGGTTTTAGAGGCGTGCTAATAAACCCTCACAACATAAGTTAATCTTTACGTTAAAAGTGAGTTGTATAGTTGGGTTTTAGGGGCGTGCTAATAAACCCTAATGAGAATAAGAGCCTGTTCGCCAAATTATATACTACAATTCAGACATATCATTGCATTACTATTGGATGGatcaacaaattcaatttcataaaAAACCAGACACTGCCCACGGGCTAATTTAACTACATAGAAGTTGTTCATGTACGACACGGCATGACTACCATTGTACCAGTGTTAAGCAAATGTTGAAACTACATAGCCGAACATTCTAATCACAAAGCCTATGtacttaataaatataaaattatgggGAAAAAACCAATTGCAACTCTCACTTGCAACCTCTGGGAATATAAgttaatattgaaaataatattataaaatctgCAAGAAAATGCAAAGTATTGAAACTTGGAGTACTGACATAAATCCCTAACAGTAAACCAAACGTGGTTCAATGATGATACTTGAAATCTCATAACAACCAAGGCAAGCAAATtcataactaaaatttgaagacTATAATGTGAAGTTATGCCTAAGCGCTCTTCTTCAGCTTAGCAAGCTCTTGCCTTACAACCGCTGCCCTCTGCACAAATTAAAAATCCAAATATTACAATGAATACAACCAAGACCCACATTGACATAACAGTACAGTGGAAAACACATTTCAGTTTCACTATGTGTAACCATGACATTAATTAATAAGCACTAcaatcaaacaaaagaaaaagaatataccTTGATCTTGGCTAACATTATCTTGAACCTATCAAAATCATTGAGGGATGCCCTTCTCTTTCTAACAATGAGTTTTCTACCCCATGAACTCTTCTCCCACTTGTTCTTAACATCTGTTCATTAACAAGTAgcataaacaaattattttcaattataacCAAACAATACCAATAAGAGTCATAATAACACTTGAAAGAAAAGCACCCTACCAGCATCCTCCATGGCTTTGACAAGATCTTTCTTCTTAGGGACCCTCTTGATGTCAATCTTGATGTCGGTAAGGGAAAGCCTTTTGAAATTGACTTGGGACCTCACCATATCAGGGGCATCGACAAGTGcctattattatcatcaacaacaaaaaacaactacttctaagaaaacaTGCAAATGGGTATGCTTAAATGTGATCAAAGGTAAGAAATTGGGTGGTGGAGGGGTTACTCTGTTCTGGTCAATGACGTCGACGATGACGACGAGCCTGCCATATTCCTTGCCGTAGTTGATTTGAGCAACCCTCCCGATCTCAACGTACCTCTTGAAAGGCTGAACAAGAAACAGAGAAAACACATTAAGAATACGAGAATTTGAAAGAGAACAAGTGGTGTAGAGTGAAGAGAGGAAGAGGAATCACCATTTTCGGCTGTGGATTGCAGAGAGGCAGAGACGGTACGGGGGTGGAAGAACACTAACACTAAActagggtttggtttggtgtgttctgttacttttttaaaagaacCTAAGATCCACCTTAACATGGGCCTCCCTGTCTGTGGTTTCGGTTTGCACTAGTGCCCAAGCCCAAAATATCACCCAACTAGGCCCAAACCCaatattatcttcttttttatttattaatggaCCAGACTCCACACATACGGTAccaaaacaattatttaaagCTCA includes these proteins:
- the LOC100785227 gene encoding putative protein phosphatase 2C-like protein 44 isoform X1; this encodes MGFYLNLKRKAFRLKRFLLGHEGRKRKYKQAKKPSWMRPMTYGYQVVESNMARDGSDDSDFDSVVAQREEMDQTELWYFGIFDALIGDKVTKYMQSYFFDKMLQETHIRRKSKEALKRAYLGVRAMIREQHKLEETCRMGSASVMLIDGEKLVVANMGDYRIVVCRDGIAHQTTGTYLQSAKIHWSRRFFAACQSGNAAGAKHSRGSDLSVRSERIDSDTEFLILASNGIWEVMKNQEAVNLISHIEDPQEAAECLAKEALIRMSKSSISCLIIRFD
- the LOC100499889 gene encoding Probable 60S ribosomal protein L14-like: MPFKRYVEIGRVAQINYGKEYGRLVVIVDVIDQNRALVDAPDMVRSQVNFKRLSLTDIKIDIKRVPKKKDLVKAMEDADVKNKWEKSSWGRKLIVRKRRASLNDFDRFKIMLAKIKRAAVVRQELAKLKKSA
- the LOC100785227 gene encoding putative protein phosphatase 2C-like protein 44 isoform X2; translated protein: MGFYLNLKRKAFRLKRFLLGHEGRKRKYKQAKKPSWMRPMTYGYQVVESNMARDGSDDSDFDSVVAQREEMDQTELWYFGIFDALIGDKVTKYMQSYFFDKMLQETHIRRKSKEALKRAYLGVRAMIREQHKLEETCRMGSASVMLIDGEKLVVANMGDYRIVVCRDGIAHQTTGTYLQSAKIHWSRRFFAGNAAGAKHSRGSDLSVRSERIDSDTEFLILASNGIWEVMKNQEAVNLISHIEDPQEAAECLAKEALIRMSKSSISCLIIRFD